The Nonlabens sp. YIK11 genomic interval AATTTTATGTTCAGTAATAGGTATGAGGGTAAAATATCAAAACTTGAAATCCGCTTCTGAAAACTTGAAATCTGCACATCGTCAAACTCATTTAGATCACTCAAATTTCGCCCTTTGATGGTGTAAGAAAAACTACCCTTTTTTGGTGTATAGTTTATATCTCCGTTCAGGAATAAAAAATTATCTTCATTGATATAGTAGTGCGTAGCATTCAATTTTAGATTCAACAATTTTTTCAAATTGTAGATTAAATCAATAGAAGATTCCACGTAGTTATTTTTGAATATCTGATCGTTAAAGTCTGACCTTGTAAAATTGTATTCAGAATAGAACTTAAAGTTGATCGGGATTTTAAAGTAGGTAGTTCCCTGAATACGATAATTTGAAGTTAAGCTTTGAATATCTTCAAAATTACCATTAACCGCGATGCTATTCCTGCTTATAGATTGTTGTGTACCTAGTTTAATAGAGATGGGTAGTATGTCCAAGTACCTCGTGAAATTGAAGTCAAATAATAAAGAGCTGTTACCATCCAGTAATACATCTTGAAAAATACTTACCCGTTCACTTACATCACTCTCTATACCATAAGATCTATCTGAGACACGGTACAATACGCTTGAATTAATTAGGAAAAGCTTTTCATAATCTCTTAGGTAATATCTTAAGCTGAAATTGTGGCTATTTATACTTTCTATATTTTGAAACCCTCTTCGAATAGTCCTATAATTTTCGAATAGATAACCATCATTGAGCCGGTCTGATTGAGGAAGGTCATTGTTATACGAATAATTCAAACCAAAAGTTCCGAATGCATTTTTTTTATAGGTTAGACCTACATTAGGATTAAAAAATAAAAAGGTTCTACGTTCACCTTTGAGCTTAGTAGTTGTTGGAGCTATGGATATTGAAGAGTTTATTTTTAAAAACCTGTTCAAATTATGAGCGTATTGAAGTTCGCCTTTAAATAGGACTTTTTGATAGCCAGTTCTAGTAGTAAGTGTATCTGACACAAACCCATTATTGAGTAAAATATCTCCATCCAGATCATAATGTTCGTAATCAGCATCTAATTTTAGACCTAAATTAGAGTTCGACCATTTATTAATGAATTCTGTGGATGCGCCAGCATATAACATGGGCTGACTAAGGGATTGAGTTACAATATTAGAAGACTCATCGTTTCCTGGGATAAAGCTGTAGATATTAGGGGCTATTTTATATTCATCTCGCAAGGAATTGTAACCTAGATACGAGTTTACGTTGAGCAATAACCCATCAGAGATTTTTTTAGTAACAGTAAGGTTATTTACGAACCTTTGTCTTTCCAAATCCTGATTTTGATTAATTGTTTCACCATTAAAATCTAACAACACATCTCGATTGGTAGGAAGTGTCTGATAGGTAAATTCATACTGATAATATGTTTGGTTATCAGTCAAGTATTTTAATTCCAAATCAGTACCAATTATAACATCTCTCGATTCAAAATCATTGTTTTCAGTATATTCAATGATATCATCAGATGTATAAAGTTCAGTTCTACTATTATTTGATTTATTGATTCTATCACTTGAATAATAGGTCAAGCTTCTTAATTTAACATTAGACCCTAAACTTTTATTGACGCCAAAAGAGTTCAGCAATGAATTATTGAAAACATCTTCATTATAACTAAACTTAGAAGAAGTTAGATTATCAATGTTAAGTATAGGGTCACTGAATCTGCTGACTGGCCCATCTGAACCCAACTGTTGCTCTGAATTGACCTGTGATCCTGCCAATTCGCTGATATTATTGAGTTTTGTTAGATTGAAAAGCTTGATATCTTTTCTTAAAAGACCAACTG includes:
- a CDS encoding TonB-dependent receptor, which translates into the protein SEKVAINLKLKEDQLNVWFGNANLGLGTNERYEISNTVGLLRKDIKLFNLTKLNNISELAGSQVNSEQQLGSDGPVSRFSDPILNIDNLTSSKFSYNEDVFNNSLLNSFGVNKSLGSNVKLRSLTYYSSDRINKSNNSRTELYTSDDIIEYTENNDFESRDVIIGTDLELKYLTDNQTYYQYEFTYQTLPTNRDVLLDFNGETINQNQDLERQRFVNNLTVTKKISDGLLLNVNSYLGYNSLRDEYKIAPNIYSFIPGNDESSNIVTQSLSQPMLYAGASTEFINKWSNSNLGLKLDADYEHYDLDGDILLNNGFVSDTLTTRTGYQKVLFKGELQYAHNLNRFLKINSSISIAPTTTKLKGERRTFLFFNPNVGLTYKKNAFGTFGLNYSYNNDLPQSDRLNDGYLFENYRTIRRGFQNIESINSHNFSLRYYLRDYEKLFLINSSVLYRVSDRSYGIESDVSERVSIFQDVLLDGNSSLLFDFNFTRYLDILPISIKLGTQQSISRNSIAVNGNFEDIQSLTSNYRIQGTTYFKIPINFKFYSEYNFTRSDFNDQIFKNNYVESSIDLIYNLKKLLNLKLNATHYYINEDNFLFLNGDINYTPKKGSFSYTIKGRNLSDLNEFDDVQISSFQKRISSFDILPSYLLLNIKFRY